In the genome of Phycisphaerae bacterium, one region contains:
- the speA gene encoding biosynthetic arginine decarboxylase, translating to MANLTKMAPSRTDLLHKWSVEDSLDLYNVRQWGSGFFSVNERGHVTVSSRGSEGPTVDLKELVDELQQRGIEMPMLLRFSDILRARIQQLCEAFQKAFAENNYTGSYMGVYPIKVNQQRHIVEEVVQYGAPYNYGLEAGSKPELLAVLALLEAPEPLVICNGYKDNEYIDMALWATKLGRTIVLVVEEFGELQRILDRASILKVQPKIGFRMKLAARGSGRWQESGGSRSKFGLTVTEMLRGVELLRSEGMLDSLVLTHFHIGSQITNIRSIKEALAEGTRIYLELTKLGAGLRYFDVGGGMAVDYDGSSSNFASSANYTMAEYVSDVVSAISEACNNAEVPHPTIVTECGRAITAHHSVLIFNVLGVTELAENAVPPSLPEDAHQVLHNLLEMHNSISVKNFQEAYHDALHLRDETLSLFKLGYVSLADCATMETVFWSACRKIQRIMREKEYVPDELQGLEAQLADTYVCNFSAFQSVPDCWAVGQLFPIMPIHRLNEEPTRRAILADITCDSDGKIDKFIDLRDIKSTIELHSFTGESYYVGIFMTGAYQEILGDMHNLFGDTNAVHVTIGADGQYFVEHVVDGDSVEEVLSYVQYSAEHLVARLRRTVEDAVRRKQITFHESAEFLRRYERGLKGYTYLEG from the coding sequence ATGGCCAACCTGACCAAGATGGCGCCTTCGCGCACGGACCTTTTGCACAAATGGTCCGTCGAGGACTCGCTCGACCTTTACAACGTTCGCCAATGGGGTTCGGGTTTTTTCTCGGTGAACGAGCGCGGGCATGTCACGGTCTCGTCGCGGGGATCGGAAGGTCCGACGGTCGACCTGAAAGAGCTGGTGGACGAGTTGCAACAGCGCGGGATCGAGATGCCGATGCTGCTGCGCTTCTCGGATATTCTCCGCGCGCGGATCCAACAGTTGTGCGAGGCGTTTCAGAAGGCGTTTGCAGAGAACAACTACACCGGCTCGTACATGGGCGTGTACCCGATCAAAGTCAACCAGCAGCGCCATATCGTCGAGGAAGTCGTTCAATATGGCGCGCCGTACAACTACGGCCTCGAGGCAGGCTCCAAGCCGGAGCTGCTCGCGGTCTTGGCGCTTCTGGAGGCGCCCGAGCCGCTGGTCATCTGCAACGGTTACAAGGACAACGAATACATCGATATGGCCCTGTGGGCGACCAAGCTGGGACGGACGATCGTACTCGTGGTCGAGGAGTTCGGCGAGCTGCAGCGGATCCTGGATCGCGCCAGCATTCTGAAGGTCCAGCCCAAGATCGGGTTTCGGATGAAATTGGCGGCGCGAGGCTCGGGCCGCTGGCAGGAATCCGGGGGATCACGGTCCAAGTTCGGCCTGACGGTCACGGAAATGCTCCGCGGCGTCGAGCTGCTTCGCTCCGAAGGGATGCTCGACAGTCTGGTGCTGACGCACTTCCACATCGGCAGCCAGATCACCAACATCCGGTCCATCAAGGAGGCCCTGGCGGAGGGTACGCGGATTTACCTGGAGTTGACCAAGCTAGGGGCCGGCCTGCGGTATTTTGACGTGGGCGGCGGCATGGCCGTGGACTACGATGGCAGCTCCAGCAACTTCGCCTCCAGCGCAAATTACACGATGGCGGAGTATGTCTCCGATGTGGTCTCGGCGATCAGCGAGGCGTGTAACAACGCCGAGGTGCCCCACCCGACGATTGTGACCGAATGCGGCCGGGCCATTACGGCGCACCACTCGGTGCTGATTTTTAATGTCCTTGGCGTGACGGAACTGGCGGAGAATGCCGTGCCGCCGTCGCTCCCGGAGGACGCCCACCAGGTCCTGCACAACCTCCTGGAGATGCACAATTCGATCTCCGTGAAGAACTTCCAGGAGGCCTACCACGACGCCCTGCACTTGCGGGATGAGACGCTCAGCCTCTTCAAGCTGGGATACGTGAGCCTCGCCGATTGTGCCACGATGGAGACGGTCTTCTGGTCGGCCTGCCGGAAGATTCAGCGGATCATGCGCGAAAAGGAATACGTCCCGGACGAACTCCAGGGGCTGGAGGCGCAACTGGCCGACACCTATGTCTGCAACTTCTCCGCGTTTCAATCCGTGCCGGACTGCTGGGCCGTGGGCCAGCTTTTCCCCATCATGCCGATCCATCGCCTGAATGAGGAGCCGACCCGGAGGGCGATCCTCGCCGACATTACCTGCGACAGCGACGGCAAGATCGACAAGTTTATCGATCTGCGGGACATCAAATCGACGATCGAGTTACACTCGTTTACCGGCGAGAGCTACTACGTCGGCATTTTCATGACCGGGGCGTACCAGGAGATCCTGGGCGACATGCACAACCTCTTCGGCGACACGAACGCCGTGCACGTGACCATCGGAGCGGACGGCCAGTATTTCGTCGAACACGTCGTGGACGGCGATTCCGTCGAAGAAGTCCTCTCCTATGTCCAATACTCCGCCGAGCACCTAGTTGCGCGGCTTCGGCGGACCGTCGAAGACGCCGTGCGGCGCAAGCAGATCACTTTTCATGAGTCGGCGGAGTTTCTGCGGCGTTACGAGCGGGGATTGAAGGGCTACACCTACTTGGAGGGGTAA